The following DNA comes from Oscillospiraceae bacterium.
CTTCTTTTGTGGCGTCCCGCCGAAGCCCATAATACAGGAATGCCCCTGGGTCATGATCCAAAACAACCCACATCTCCGTCTTGCCAGGTTCCCCCTCCACGCGGTAAGCATAGGTATCGTCCGGGTGTACTTGCACCGAAAGGGGCTGTTTGGCGTCGATGAGCTTAACGAGGATAGGGAAGGAGGCATATCCGCGGCAGTTCTCCCCAAGCAGGTCTGGATGCGCCCGCGCGAAAACGTCAAATGAAGTGCCCGCCATAGCGCCGCTGGCAATCACGCAGCAGCCGTCTTTGTGAGCCGACAGTTCCCAGCTCTCCGCTACGACGGGGAGATTGGTCACTTTTCCATAGTCGCGCCGCAAAGCGCCGCCGCCCCAAAGATAGTCTTTGAACGCGGGCCGCAGTAAGAAAGGTAGCATGTAAAAGTCTCCTTATACCGCCTCTTCTATCGGGTATCAGTTCACAATATTCGCGTTGAGATTGTCAAAAAAACCAACTGGTCGCGTCGACAAATTCTCTTGTGAGCAAAAGAAAAATATGATACAATATAGGAAAGATTTATATCATCTATTCAAACAAGGAGGCGATGCAATGAAACGTTACATAGGCATCGATTTGGGCGGAACCAATATCAAGGCCGCCTTGGTGGACGGCGGGCACCAGATTTTGATTGAAAAAAGCAAACCCACTCTGCTTCCGAGGCCCGCGGAAGACATTTGCGCGGATATCGTCGCGGTTGTCCGGGACATTCTGTCTCAGGCCGGGCTGAGCGCAGGGGACGTCTGCGGCGGGGGGATCGGATGCCCGGGCATGGTGGACGGGAAGCGGGGCATTGTCTCTTACTCCAACAACCTGGCGTGGCGGGACGTCGAACTTGGCCCGATGCTGGAACGCGCCATAGGATGTCCATTTTATTTAGAAAATGACGCCAACGCCGCCGCGCTGGGAGAAGCCAGGGCCGGCAGCGCGAAGGGCGCGGAAAGCGCCGTGATTGTCACGTTAGGCACAGGCGTGGGCGCGGGTATCGTGATAGGCGGGCGGCTGCACACCGGGTACAGCGGAACGGCAAGCGAATTCGGACATATGGTCATCGTGCGCGGCGGCAGCCGCTGTACTTGCGGGCGAAAGGGCTGCCTGGAGGCGTACGCTTCCGCCACGGGGCTTATCCGCATGACATGGGAAGCCATGGAGGAGGAGCCAAACAGCCGATTGTGGGCGATCGCCCCTTCCCGCGAAGAGGTAAGCGGCCGCACCGCCTTCGAAGGCGTTCGATTGGGGGATGAAACCGCCAGGCGCGTGGTAGCTCTGTACATTGATTATTTGGCGTGCGGCGCCGCCAGTATCATCAACGCGCTGCAGCCGGAGATTCTCAGTTTGGGCGGCGGCATAGCAAAAGAAGGGGAGGCGCTTTTGCAGCCCCTCAGAGAGAAAGTATACGCGG
Coding sequences within:
- a CDS encoding ROK family protein codes for the protein MKRYIGIDLGGTNIKAALVDGGHQILIEKSKPTLLPRPAEDICADIVAVVRDILSQAGLSAGDVCGGGIGCPGMVDGKRGIVSYSNNLAWRDVELGPMLERAIGCPFYLENDANAAALGEARAGSAKGAESAVIVTLGTGVGAGIVIGGRLHTGYSGTASEFGHMVIVRGGSRCTCGRKGCLEAYASATGLIRMTWEAMEEEPNSRLWAIAPSREEVSGRTAFEGVRLGDETARRVVALYIDYLACGAASIINALQPEILSLGGGIAKEGEALLQPLREKVYAEVFGGRGHRHTRIEQCTLGYKAGLIGAAILAEDNADAS